Proteins encoded within one genomic window of Saccharopolyspora pogona:
- a CDS encoding coiled-coil domain-containing protein: protein MSSRASKRRKAEATVAAGIDSGNQGGEGDGSAPTDQAAQDARIAERKRKKKEENARQVQARKADVARVAELKGKGQLNSKEKEELAELEPKVEQRKRNKQGKNARQAQKRKNYAARVAELKGKGQLDSEEKKELAELEPKVEQRKQQLRESNAKRSQGKKAGVARVAELKGKGQLDSEEEKELAELEPKEEQWKRMNREGQAARRATAAAEIAKLEKLEKLGRLTSEKQTELNLRREIATYTKKKRNLQKQELIRSRAAEEIKALEALPESIEVEDRLEMLREQVFRLADVAEPLKETMGRLAEKKKKLNGLGRIAGLEASGRQDEQDAMELSGVSESAGAGREASPVGSVDLDERLEQANADLGVSRDAGSAEQSGADRDAWSDGGVDVGASFDEVVGDSGGEGRAAASSSVSGEDGQTGLGALQESDAAVQAEWGETQGGLGEVEQEQVGSATRDGGQDLRVAQLRESLEDAESELASLKALPRWDEVLRAELATLPMFDQGLRGRWEKAQRRIEGLQAELAEIADDKRRREQGGASQDAAVQAEWGETQGGLGEVEQEQVGSATRDGGQDLRVAQLRESLEDAESELASLKALPRWDEVLRAELATLPMFDQGLRGRWEKAQRRIEGLQAELAEMTDDASGTAPVWEWSDSDVRGEIERARQLDLFPEDKDAVRLIVQGTHDIRRLAGRGAAVSVDEVVALVAAKRRELGGDHRGQVVEFSRLLAERLGTNAAKGGSGLSIQAGAGPADQGGRLGESAAGSGRHTSGGPSQSDAAVPVDDTAGGAGDQRGPEEQAASTVVEIRERIAALQDAVELLEARKAELEAVQGRDEDRQALWESERALRAEVAVLQAELAKFVPDGIARLAELTGRMERHLGAMPSDFDPNGVRANVETAKNMVRQGHWTSADLQNVEESLPGVEAAEGRLRNARRAKVREVYVRAKRAIAQGQGRVPVTYFGDGVPGGVSSRSDVRLGFEVEFKLPGDDFDARVDSLGAELEREGLVDWQTAHGSKLLPYMEDYEEILFDGKWALQEEEERFEVEATSPILRNDTKRPVSEQVWPSMEKLLSAIQRQGGYGSESGGHINVSFDWQLTPVQYVRVAQVAKVFEALLFRLGNVAGGDESKQRDVTYAGPIPLPSDPYAVDGTGADGYDSLPNPDDKYRAVRFGAVGFDSDRLEFRVWAGDAGELTGNPGLWQVRAELSAAMMLAGTDPAIYRELDRLMGDPDLLGYDDQSRDEGAWLEKLAEFLELLPLSEAAQAQTVQLFAWTRPWKFTDRVSDYPALIVGLPQQSVLFPGPDASKAQIVAKAYSYQLYKDTSLVVARMTSDRSGIRLRNGVVIDFELFARFLEAYKVGDGWYGEGMWTLLAIPRASGALLSAVLRVVKGPVLATKSGVYRTPDGRLLAGDYERQGDGSVRFRPAGYGWIEFINNEDDPSQAEPSRVTYKYDLGEALMDCRTRLLPDNPAEVYPYWPARGSGS from the coding sequence GTGAGTTCCCGGGCGTCCAAGCGGCGGAAGGCGGAAGCAACCGTTGCTGCTGGGATCGATTCCGGGAATCAAGGCGGCGAGGGCGATGGGTCCGCGCCGACCGATCAGGCAGCACAGGACGCGCGGATTGCGGAGCGGAAGCGGAAAAAGAAGGAAGAAAACGCGAGGCAGGTCCAGGCGAGAAAGGCTGACGTTGCCCGGGTTGCGGAGTTGAAGGGTAAGGGGCAACTGAATTCGAAGGAGAAGGAGGAGTTGGCGGAGCTCGAGCCGAAGGTGGAGCAGCGGAAGCGGAACAAGCAGGGAAAGAACGCGAGGCAGGCCCAGAAGAGAAAGAACTACGCTGCCCGGGTTGCGGAGTTGAAGGGGAAGGGGCAGCTGGATTCGGAGGAGAAGAAGGAGTTGGCGGAGCTCGAGCCGAAGGTGGAGCAGCGGAAGCAGCAACTGAGGGAATCTAACGCGAAGCGGTCCCAGGGGAAAAAGGCCGGCGTCGCCCGGGTTGCGGAGTTGAAGGGGAAGGGGCAGCTGGATTCGGAGGAGGAGAAAGAGCTGGCGGAGCTCGAGCCGAAGGAGGAGCAGTGGAAGCGGATGAACAGGGAGGGTCAAGCAGCGAGAAGGGCCACCGCCGCCGCCGAGATTGCGAAGTTGGAGAAGTTGGAGAAGTTGGGGCGGCTGACTTCGGAGAAGCAGACTGAGCTCAATTTGCGGCGGGAAATAGCAACGTACACAAAGAAGAAAAGGAATCTGCAGAAACAAGAATTGATAAGGAGTAGAGCTGCTGAGGAGATCAAGGCGTTGGAGGCGTTGCCGGAGAGTATCGAGGTTGAGGACAGGCTGGAAATGTTGCGGGAACAGGTGTTTAGGTTGGCTGATGTTGCGGAGCCGTTGAAGGAGACGATGGGAAGGCTGGCGGAAAAGAAGAAGAAGCTCAATGGGCTGGGGCGGATTGCGGGTTTGGAGGCAAGTGGGCGGCAGGACGAGCAGGATGCAATGGAGCTGAGCGGGGTATCGGAGTCGGCTGGGGCTGGACGGGAAGCGTCGCCGGTTGGGAGCGTCGATCTCGATGAGCGGCTTGAGCAGGCGAATGCGGATTTGGGTGTGTCGCGGGATGCGGGTTCGGCGGAGCAGAGTGGGGCTGATCGGGACGCGTGGTCGGATGGGGGCGTTGATGTCGGTGCGTCGTTTGATGAGGTGGTGGGGGATTCAGGTGGGGAGGGGCGGGCTGCGGCATCCTCGTCGGTTTCGGGCGAGGATGGGCAGACGGGATTGGGGGCGTTGCAGGAGTCGGATGCGGCTGTGCAGGCGGAGTGGGGGGAGACGCAGGGGGGGTTGGGTGAGGTTGAGCAGGAGCAGGTGGGGAGTGCGACCCGCGATGGGGGGCAGGATTTGCGGGTTGCGCAGCTGCGGGAGTCGCTGGAGGACGCTGAGTCTGAATTGGCTTCGTTGAAGGCGTTGCCGCGTTGGGACGAGGTTTTGCGGGCGGAGTTGGCGACGTTGCCGATGTTCGATCAGGGTTTGCGGGGGCGCTGGGAGAAGGCGCAGCGGCGTATCGAGGGGTTGCAGGCGGAGTTGGCCGAGATTGCGGATGACAAGCGGAGGCGCGAACAGGGAGGGGCGTCGCAGGATGCGGCTGTGCAGGCGGAGTGGGGGGAGACGCAGGGGGGGTTGGGTGAGGTTGAGCAGGAGCAGGTGGGGAGTGCGACCCGCGATGGGGGGCAGGATTTGCGGGTTGCGCAGCTGCGGGAGTCGCTGGAGGACGCTGAGTCTGAATTGGCTTCGTTGAAGGCGTTGCCGCGTTGGGACGAGGTTTTGCGGGCGGAGTTGGCGACGTTGCCGATGTTCGATCAGGGTTTGCGGGGGCGCTGGGAGAAGGCGCAGCGGCGTATCGAGGGGTTGCAGGCGGAGTTGGCCGAGATGACGGATGACGCGTCGGGGACAGCGCCGGTGTGGGAGTGGTCGGACTCGGATGTGCGGGGGGAGATCGAGCGGGCGAGGCAGCTGGACTTGTTCCCGGAGGACAAGGACGCGGTGCGGCTGATTGTGCAGGGCACGCATGACATCCGGAGGCTGGCTGGTCGGGGTGCTGCCGTGTCGGTGGACGAGGTGGTGGCGTTGGTCGCGGCTAAGCGCCGTGAGCTCGGTGGTGATCACCGGGGCCAGGTGGTGGAGTTTTCCCGGTTGTTGGCGGAGCGGCTGGGCACGAACGCGGCGAAGGGCGGCAGCGGGCTGAGCATTCAGGCCGGGGCCGGGCCGGCGGATCAGGGCGGGCGTTTGGGGGAGTCCGCGGCGGGATCGGGTCGGCACACCAGCGGTGGGCCTTCACAGTCGGATGCTGCGGTGCCGGTGGATGACACCGCGGGCGGTGCCGGGGATCAGAGGGGGCCGGAGGAGCAGGCTGCGTCGACTGTGGTTGAGATTCGGGAGCGGATTGCGGCTTTGCAGGATGCGGTGGAGTTGCTTGAGGCGCGGAAGGCGGAGTTGGAGGCGGTGCAGGGGCGGGATGAGGATCGGCAGGCGTTGTGGGAGTCGGAGAGGGCTTTGCGTGCCGAGGTGGCGGTGTTGCAGGCTGAGTTGGCGAAGTTCGTGCCGGATGGGATTGCGAGGTTGGCTGAGCTGACGGGTCGGATGGAGCGGCATTTGGGGGCGATGCCGTCGGATTTCGATCCGAACGGTGTGCGTGCGAACGTCGAAACTGCGAAGAACATGGTGCGGCAGGGTCATTGGACTTCCGCGGATTTGCAGAATGTTGAGGAGAGTTTGCCTGGGGTGGAGGCGGCGGAGGGGAGGTTGCGCAATGCTCGCCGGGCGAAGGTGCGTGAGGTGTATGTGCGGGCGAAGCGGGCGATTGCGCAGGGGCAGGGGCGTGTTCCGGTCACTTATTTCGGGGACGGTGTGCCGGGTGGGGTGAGCTCTCGGTCGGATGTGCGTCTGGGGTTCGAGGTCGAGTTCAAGCTCCCGGGCGATGATTTCGATGCGCGGGTCGACAGTCTGGGGGCGGAGCTCGAACGAGAGGGGCTGGTGGATTGGCAGACCGCCCACGGCTCGAAGCTGTTGCCTTACATGGAGGATTACGAGGAGATTCTGTTTGACGGTAAGTGGGCGTTGCAAGAGGAGGAGGAGCGTTTCGAGGTGGAGGCGACATCGCCGATCCTGCGTAATGACACTAAGCGGCCCGTCAGCGAGCAGGTGTGGCCCAGTATGGAGAAGTTGCTGAGCGCGATACAGCGGCAGGGCGGTTATGGCTCGGAGTCAGGGGGGCACATCAATGTCAGTTTCGACTGGCAGTTGACCCCTGTGCAGTACGTGCGTGTGGCGCAGGTCGCGAAGGTCTTCGAGGCGTTGCTTTTCCGGTTGGGTAACGTTGCAGGCGGCGACGAGTCGAAGCAACGTGACGTCACGTACGCTGGGCCGATTCCGCTTCCGTCGGATCCGTACGCGGTGGACGGCACCGGTGCCGACGGGTACGACTCCCTTCCCAACCCGGACGATAAGTATCGGGCGGTGCGTTTTGGAGCCGTTGGATTTGACAGCGATCGGCTTGAGTTCCGGGTGTGGGCTGGGGACGCGGGTGAGCTGACCGGGAATCCCGGGTTGTGGCAGGTGCGGGCCGAGTTGAGCGCGGCGATGATGCTGGCCGGTACCGATCCGGCGATCTACCGGGAGCTGGATCGGTTGATGGGTGATCCGGATCTGCTGGGTTATGACGACCAGAGCAGGGATGAGGGGGCCTGGCTGGAGAAGCTGGCGGAGTTCCTGGAGTTGTTGCCGCTGAGCGAGGCCGCGCAGGCGCAGACGGTGCAGCTTTTCGCCTGGACACGCCCGTGGAAGTTTACTGATCGCGTTAGCGACTACCCGGCGCTGATCGTGGGCCTGCCCCAACAGTCGGTGCTGTTCCCGGGACCGGATGCTTCGAAGGCGCAGATCGTCGCCAAGGCGTACTCGTACCAGTTGTACAAGGACACGAGCCTCGTCGTGGCCCGGATGACGTCAGACCGTTCCGGGATTCGCCTCCGGAATGGGGTGGTGATCGATTTTGAGCTGTTCGCCCGCTTCCTCGAGGCGTACAAGGTCGGAGACGGATGGTACGGCGAAGGAATGTGGACTTTGCTGGCGATTCCCCGCGCATCCGGTGCGCTGCTGTCAGCTGTGCTGAGGGTCGTTAAAGGGCCGGTATTGGCGACTAAGTCGGGCGTGTACAGAACCCCGGACGGGCGTCTGCTTGCCGGCGATTACGAACGGCAAGGCGATGGTAGCGTTCGATTCCGTCCCGCCGGATATGGGTGGATCGAGTTCATCAACAACGAAGACGATCCCAGCCAGGCTGAGCCCAGCCGGGTTACTTATAAGTATGATCTGGGCGAGGCGTTGATGGATTGCAGGACCAGACTTTTGCCCGACAATCCCGCGGAGGTTTATCCGTACTGGCCCGCACGTGGATCGGGGTCGTGA